The Oryzias latipes chromosome 8, ASM223467v1 genomic interval TACCTTGTCCCCTAGCAGCGCACACGCTGAGGAGGAGACTGAGGAGGTTACAGAGGAAGCAGGCCACGACGACAGGGACTACGGTCTCGCCCAGGACCTGTCGGGTGGGTTTGGGCGCTCTGGTTTGAACAATAGTGGTATGGGACATAGTGTCCTGTCAGGCCACGAAGCTGAGGACAAGAAAAGCTCCCCTGAATCAGACGACGCCTGGGACAGGCCTTTCAAGTGCGACCAGTGCGACAGAACCTACCGGCACCACGGGAGTTTGGTGAACCACAAGAAGTGCCACCAACAAGGGAACTTTAAGTGCTCCGTGTGTTTCAAACAGTTAACCAACCTGGCTGCCCTGAACAGCCACGAGAGAACTCACTCTAAGTTCAAAACGCCGGGGGCTACAATGGTGAGCagtagcagcagtagcagcagcctCCACGACTCGGACCGTGGGGCCGGCCCACAGTCGTCTCAAAGCGACGACACGGCTTCCAGCTTCTGCCACCTGTGCCAGATCTCGCTGCCCAGCAAAGCCGACTTCCAGGAGCACATCCTGCTGCACAACACGGCTTCCCCCTCCCTTAGCCAGCGCAGCTTCCCCGGTATCATGGCTCACAACCTGAGCACAGTTCGATCCCCAGCGTACACCCCTGCGCTGGGGGACCCCCTACCACTGCCTCCACTTCCCACTGAAAAAAGAGGCCCCTATGACCCCATAATGGGACCCCCAGTCAACAACCCCATCTTCACTTGTGCGTATTGTGGCGCTGGACACCCGGACTTAGAGTCTTTGAAAGTTCATTACCTGACTCATGACCCCCACCCGCCTTCCCACAGTCAGGAAAGCTCCATGTTAAATTCTGACACCCTGAGCTCGGGCTCTCAGGGTTCAGTGGCCTCTCCTTCAGGTGGACGTGTGCCACAAGCCAATTCTCCAGACGATGAAGAGCGCCGCTTCAAGTGTGGCGAATGTGGCAAGAGCTACCGGCATGCTGGAAGTCTGGTCAATCACAAACGCTGCCATCAGACTGGCCACTACCAGTGCACCATCTGCTGCAAGCAATACCCCCACCTGGCAGCGCTGCACAGTCACCTGCGCAGCCATAAGGGGCGTCCTTCCAACCATCCAATCAGTAGTGACAGCGGCGACTGGCTGTCTCCAGAGCCACTTACGCTGGAGTCCCAGCAGAGCTACGTCCAGGAGGGCAGCGGTGCCACCACACCAATTTCACTGCCAGGGAACCTCGGCGATGCTGGCCACTTTGTGCCAGACGGCGGCCACAGTAGCGGTCTGGACTCTTTGGAGTTCCATGACCGCTTTGATGGCAGCTCGCTCTCCCAGAGCAGCTCTGCTCATCGGCAGGCCGACAGACACATGTGTGCCGACTGTGGAGAGATATACGGAGATGTTTCTGGCATCAAGTCGCACATGTGTCCTCGCCGTGGTCAGCAGGCTcccccacagcagcagcagcagggcaACATGTCCAATGGCTTCATGGGAAATATGAGCTACCACGGCTCTGGAGGAACCTCACTGCCTTCTGGGAGCTCCAGCAGCATGAAGGAAGGCAGCCAGAGAGTGTTCTCCCAGAGTTCCAGCAAGGCCATGGGTGTCAGCACCAAGGAGGACGACGATGACGGTGAAGTGTACCAGTGCTCGGTTTGTGGCAACCACTATGCCAGCCTCAGAGCCCTAAGGAGCCACCTGCGCAGTCATGCCAACAACCCAACTGGACCAGGACCGTCCAGTCTGGAGCAGGGCTGGAGGATGATCTGCTCCACCTGTGGCCAGAGCTTCTCTCGGAAACAAGACCTCCTGAATCATCAGTTGATCCATGGCCCCCAGAGGCCTGACGGCCAGCAGGGTATTGCCAGTAGCTCTACCAACGGGGACAACAAAATAGACAGCCGTAACCACATCTGTGTGGACTGTGGTCTGTTCTTTGCTGATCGCCATCACCTGGTTACCCACCTGTGCCCGGGAAAGAACCAGACAATGAACAAGGCGAGTCTAAACGGGGCCAAAGGCATGTCTGCAGAGGGTGTTGGGGGAGCAAACCGTGACGTGGTGGCGGACGGGCACAGGCCCATGGTCGACCAGAGTGACAAACCCCACAAGTGTGACCAGTGTGGACGAGGATACAGACACCCCTGCTCACTGCTCAACCACAAGAAGTCCCACAAGACGGGCGTCTTCCGCTGCCTGGTCTGCCAGAAACGCTACTACAACCTGCTGGCTCTGAAGAACCACCAGAGGACCCACTTTGACCTGAAGAGGTATGAGCACACACTCGTCCACCTTCACAGAGATGGCAGTGTTAAGGTGTGCCTCTCGTCACCGTTTTTCCCTCCTTAGTGCGTGATCCTGTGCTTAGGATTCAATTCCCTGGTTATGCTTCATTCACCAGTGTCCCTGCATTGAAAGTACAGACAGAGCTAATGTTTAGGCTGTTCTACAGCACTCCATCCGCCTTAAACTGGACCTGATCACAAAGTCACGCCTTCATCCTGTGATGTTGGTCCACCCATTTAGAAAGATCCCACCTCTTCTACAACGGCTTGAGACAAGATACCGCGGCGCTGCTGCCGTCCATTTCATGCAGGCGGCGTGTCACAGTGGAACCCCACGCTGCGCAAACAAAGacttgcagcctttttttttttaaattattcagaTGTGATTATGTCATAAATTATTGGTAAATTAGATGTTGTTATGATTTCTGACTGACAGATGCTGATGCTtcctgggggcggggctaatGTTAGTCAGCATGTGGGATCAAACATCAGATCCACAAAGTCCTTTCCCAGGTTCGTTTGATTGGAGTGTAAATGAGAACTCGGGCGtctacagaaaaataaacagcagttCCTCAGTCATTCAATTGTGACTCTGAtaacttttttaacatcttcttgatagtcctcttattttatatttttgctgtagttccagttattcaaattataaacggaccaatcagatgtctcagtaaaagtgggcggagcctgctggcctTATGTCCGACCTTCAAAACGTTTGATCTAATAACACCTCTTTCAGTGGAATGGTTGTGGCCTtttaacaagctcactcttgattggccagagtggttgccatagaaacattgacccAGATCGACTTGAACCAATTGCTGCTTACTAacaacgtctggctccaacgtggCGGTGTCCGCATTGCGAGAAAATGGCAACTAAATTCATTGGTGGGAGCCGGAATAAAGCATTTTCTATGGATAATGTCACTCACAAACAGAAAATGGTTGAACCTGATACAATGTGGTGACTGCAGTCTCAGCATCTGAACCCCCCAAACTTAAGTCATACagctttttaaaactaaactttttgaaagaatctcatttttattgtttctcttAAGATATTAAATTTGGTAACAGTAAATATTTACTAAAGGATTAAACAGGTGAAAATTGTGGAACCAAAAtgcaaattaaatgtaaaagcaacaaaaaaaacacaacgaaAACAAGTCTTCAGATTTCTTTCTGTTCAACATGGATTCCAGAAGGTGGAACCTTTTCTGTtcattgaagttttattagGAATAGCGGTTCAGAAAAAACCTTCATTTATTGGCGTTTGTGTGCATTCCTGCTACAGGCACAAGTGTGAGGAGTGTGGAAAAGCCTTCAAGATCCAGAAGCAGCTCATCAACCACCTCCGCCTCCACGAGGAGCACCGGGCCAAAGGGCTTGTCCGGACCGGCCCCAACGGGTCCCGCTTCCAGCAGCCGGGCCCGTCTCAGATGCAGGCCATGAGAGGAGAGCCTTCTAAGGGTCAGGTGATGGGGGTCAAGTATCCAAACCAGGGCTTCAAGAAGCCATACTCATCAGCGGGCACCTCCAGGCCGCAAAAGTTCGATCCTGCCGAAAGTGGGCGTCGGCCTTTTGCCTGTGAGGAGTGTGGGAAGACCTACCGCCACGCCGGCAGCCTGGCCAACCACAAAAACCTTCACAAAATTGGCGAGTACCACTGCAACGTCTGCAACTCCACGTATCCCAACAGGCTGGCCATGAAGAACCACTTGCGCCTCCACTTCGCTCAGAAGAAGCACAACTGCCAGGAGTGCGGCAAAGGTTTCCGCACGCAGCGGCAGCTGGCCACCCACACTACAGCGGGCCTGTGCAAGGGCCCGCAGGGCCCCGGGGCCCAGATGGATTTTGAGTGTGACGGCTGCTGCGAAGGCTTTGCCACCGCCGACGAGCTGTCGGCTCACGACTGCCCCGCCCAACACCTACCCTCCTCGTCCTCCACCAACAGTTCTTCCACTGTCAACGTGGATCGGAGCTCGGTGGACCTGGACTCGGACGAGAGGCCGTACGCCTGCGACCTGTGCAGCTGCACCTATAAGCACGCCAGCTCCCTGCTCAACCACAAGCACACCCACAAGACCGGCAACTTCCGCTGCAACTTCTGTGACAAGCCCTACACCAACTACATGGCACTGCGCAACCACATGCGCATCCACACACAGCGCAAGAAACACATCTGTCACACCTGCGGGAAGGCCTTTCGCCTGGCGCGGTTTCTGCGCAACCACCAAAAGGTGCATGAAGAAGGTGCCACCCCCTTCGGCTGCCCCTCCTGTGGGAAGAGCTTCCAGGGGAGGTCTGGCCTGGCTCGGCACCGGTGCGGGGACAACCAGGTAGGCATGGAGGTCAGGAGGAAACCCGCCACGCCCGTGGGAGAGGGAGAAGATTGTCGGTACACGTGAGTTCCCGTCATGTTTGTGATTCTTCGAAGTTGAAAAAGCGAGTAGTGGAGATGAATTTAGGTGTCTACATGTCTATTACAGGTATATGATCTCCAATCCGGCTTCCTTGGGACCATACGCGTGCCGGAATTCGGATTTTTCTGAAGTTTGGACAGATTGAATTAGTGGACAGACCAGATAAGTCAACCCCGTTTGCTTTCGGTTAGCATCCCTCACTCTGTAGCTTGTAGGCCTCCTTCTCTCCTGTCATGTGCCGATGTTGTGTCATGTGTGCTCTCCTCTAGACCCTCACGCTGTCTGTCCTCATGTTGATGTTGCTCCTCTTCAGTGTGTGTGCGCCTCCTCCGAGGCGCGGTCCTGTTGTCAGGGAGGCTCAGGGAGTGTTTGGGGCTAGCTGCACTGCACGTCCACAGGTCAGAACGCCAGGATGGAAGGAGGCGGGGCCATCAATCCAGCTTCCAGTTGGCATTAGGCTGTGAGGGAAGCTCCGGCACAAACAGTGGCGTTGGGTTTGTGCAGTGCAGGAAGCGGCAGATATCTCCCAGACCCCCCAGCTGTGCTTTCATGCCCCCACCCATgcaaaccccccaccccccagtgACCTGTGTAGAAGCGTGAAGTGGAACACCGCTTTGAAGAAAGCTGTGAGCCGGATTTCAGATCATATACCTGTATGTTAGCGTCGGTAGATCCGCAGAGCGACTCGTCTCTAAGCAGCTGTCCTTCAGCCACGCCCCTACATTATTGACCCCGCCTTCTCTGTTTGACTCTGCACAGATGTGACCAGTGCGGCCGGTCCTACCGCCATGCCAGCTCCCTCCTCAACCACAAGAACACCCACACCGTCGGCGTCTACCACTGCGCCGTGTGCCTGAAGACTTACTCCAACTTGCTCGCCCTCAAGAATCACCGCCGCATCCACTCCGAAACACGCCGCCACTGCTGCCACGACTGCGGGAAGGCCTTCCGGGTGTCCTCGCAGCTCTACAACCACCGGCGCGTCCACCAGAAGCAGCGTGAGCTGACCTGCCGGTGCTGCCAGCGGGCCTTCCCCACGCAGGCCAGCTTCAGACTCCACATGGAGATCACACACGGCCAGCCGCCGCAGCCCAGGACCCAGCAGCCCCGCCCCGGGGGCTCCCAGGATCTGGGCTGGGGGTCGGGCCTTGACCTCACTCTCATGCAAGAGCAAGGACTGGTCCCTAGAGCCCCAGACAAAGGCCGTCACCAGGGGGGCGAGGGTCAAGTTGAGAAGCCCTACGTGTGCGACCAGTGTGGGCGGTCCTACCGGCACGCCAGCTCGCTGCTCAACCACAAGAACAGCCACAAGACGGGGACTTACTTCTGCTCCTCCTGCCAGAAGGAGTTCCCCAACCTCATGTCCCTGAAGAACCACCGCCGGATCCACACAGAGCCCAAGCGGTACCAGTGCCCCGACTGCGGGAAGTCGTTCCGCGTGTCCACACAGCTCATCTGCCACCGCCGCATCCACACCAAGGAGAAGCCCTTCAGCTGCCAGCACTGCGACAAGCGCTTCTCCTCCAAGTCCAACCTGCGGCACCACATGAAGGTGCACTGGAGCGGCCCCACGCCACCTCCCGCTGTGGCCCCGCCCAACTACCTGGGCATGCCCGGGGGGCCTTTTATATAGGCGTGTGTGCAGGGAGGGGTCACATGACTCGTAAGGTGCCAAATTGTAGCCTGACCCAAACATATCTCCTTACACAAAAAGGAACCAGCGCCAAGGACTGAGCAGAACCTGGACAGGTCCTCATGGACCCGTATGGGGGGGCCATCCATCCCCGTGGCTTTTGTGAGACTCATGTGGGCGTGGAttcaatttttgttgttttctgaacTGGGTTTCCTCAGACACATATAGTGTGGGCGGACCCGGGCTTTTGGACCTTAAAGTAGTTTGTGAACTCTGAGCTGGAGCTGctcagtgtgtatgtgtgtgtgcatgtgtgtgtgtgggcgcgtgtgtgtgtgtgtgtgtgtgtagcacAGAGCTTCAGGATCACACTTGTGGATTTGTGTCAAGGATCCAGGCTCTGAACCAGCCCGGTTCAGTTTCTGTAAGCTGGAGGGCGCAGGATTCAGTTCTTGGGGATGAACTCAGTGGTCTCAGTTTGGATGGAGTCTGGTGGTGAAGGTGGTTCCACCTGTGCAGGTGTAGGAGGGTTGGGACGCAGACAGGAAGTCGGTCCCGTGGCACTGCAGCTACCACACAGAGTCCCTGAGGTGGAGAGGATTCTATGAGAATCCACTCAGAGGGTCCTGCTTCAGTTCGGACGTGTTCGACACGCTGCGACCTCCTGACCTCAAGACTGAGTGGCAAACAGGAACAGCTCTGACCAGCTGGGCGGAGTCTTCTGTCAGTTTCA includes:
- the LOC101156867 gene encoding zinc finger protein 62 homolog isoform X1, translated to MAMHDMSRAKGFPCKECDMVCPSTPSLLEHMKAHYQLEDSPRFECEQCGRIYKHAASLANHKKSHEVGSFQCPVCTRTLPNAVALKNHLRIHTLSPSSAHAEEETEEVTEEAGHDDRDYGLAQDLSGGFGRSGLNNSGMGHSVLSGHEAEDKKSSPESDDAWDRPFKCDQCDRTYRHHGSLVNHKKCHQQGNFKCSVCFKQLTNLAALNSHERTHSKFKTPGATMVSSSSSSSSLHDSDRGAGPQSSQSDDTASSFCHLCQISLPSKADFQEHILLHNTASPSLSQRSFPGIMAHNLSTVRSPAYTPALGDPLPLPPLPTEKRGPYDPIMGPPVNNPIFTCAYCGAGHPDLESLKVHYLTHDPHPPSHSQESSMLNSDTLSSGSQGSVASPSGGRVPQANSPDDEERRFKCGECGKSYRHAGSLVNHKRCHQTGHYQCTICCKQYPHLAALHSHLRSHKGRPSNHPISSDSGDWLSPEPLTLESQQSYVQEGSGATTPISLPGNLGDAGHFVPDGGHSSGLDSLEFHDRFDGSSLSQSSSAHRQADRHMCADCGEIYGDVSGIKSHMCPRRGQQAPPQQQQQGNMSNGFMGNMSYHGSGGTSLPSGSSSSMKEGSQRVFSQSSSKAMGVSTKEDDDDGEVYQCSVCGNHYASLRALRSHLRSHANNPTGPGPSSLEQGWRMICSTCGQSFSRKQDLLNHQLIHGPQRPDGQQGIASSSTNGDNKIDSRNHICVDCGLFFADRHHLVTHLCPGKNQTMNKASLNGAKGMSAEGVGGANRDVVADGHRPMVDQSDKPHKCDQCGRGYRHPCSLLNHKKSHKTGVFRCLVCQKRYYNLLALKNHQRTHFDLKRHKCEECGKAFKIQKQLINHLRLHEEHRAKGLVRTGPNGSRFQQPGPSQMQAMRGEPSKGQVMGVKYPNQGFKKPYSSAGTSRPQKFDPAESGRRPFACEECGKTYRHAGSLANHKNLHKIGEYHCNVCNSTYPNRLAMKNHLRLHFAQKKHNCQECGKGFRTQRQLATHTTAGLCKGPQGPGAQMDFECDGCCEGFATADELSAHDCPAQHLPSSSSTNSSSTVNVDRSSVDLDSDERPYACDLCSCTYKHASSLLNHKHTHKTGNFRCNFCDKPYTNYMALRNHMRIHTQRKKHICHTCGKAFRLARFLRNHQKVHEEGATPFGCPSCGKSFQGRSGLARHRCGDNQVGMEVRRKPATPVGEGEDCRYTCDQCGRSYRHASSLLNHKNTHTVGVYHCAVCLKTYSNLLALKNHRRIHSETRRHCCHDCGKAFRVSSQLYNHRRVHQKQRELTCRCCQRAFPTQASFRLHMEITHGQPPQPRTQQPRPGGSQDLGWGSGLDLTLMQEQGLVPRAPDKGRHQGGEGQVEKPYVCDQCGRSYRHASSLLNHKNSHKTGTYFCSSCQKEFPNLMSLKNHRRIHTEPKRYQCPDCGKSFRVSTQLICHRRIHTKEKPFSCQHCDKRFSSKSNLRHHMKVHWSGPTPPPAVAPPNYLGMPGGPFI
- the LOC101156867 gene encoding zinc finger protein 646 isoform X2 gives rise to the protein MAMHDMSRAKGFPCKECDMVCPSTPSLLEHMKAHYQLEDSPRFECEQCGRIYKHAASLANHKKSHEVGSFQCPVCTRTLPNAVALKNHLRIHTLSPSSAHAEEETEEVTEEAGHDDRDYGLAQDLSGGFGRSGLNNSGMGHSVLSGHEAEDKKSSPESDDAWDRPFKCDQCDRTYRHHGSLVNHKKCHQQGNFKCSVCFKQLTNLAALNSHERTHSKFKTPGATMVSSSSSSSSLHDSDRGAGPQSSQSDDTASSFCHLCQISLPSKADFQEHILLHNTASPSLSQRSFPGIMAHNLSTVRSPAYTPALGDPLPLPPLPTEKRGPYDPIMGPPVNNPIFTCAYCGAGHPDLESLKVHYLTHDPHPPSHSQESSMLNSDTLSSGSQGSVASPSGGRVPQANSPDDEERRFKCGECGKSYRHAGSLVNHKRCHQTGHYQCTICCKQYPHLAALHSHLRSHKGRPSNHPISSDSGDWLSPEPLTLESQQSYVQEGSGATTPISLPGNLGDAGHFVPDGGHSSGLDSLEFHDRFDGSSLSQSSSAHRQADRHMCADCGEIYGDVSGIKSHMCPRRGQQAPPQQQQQGNMSNGFMGNMSYHGSGGTSLPSGSSSSMKEGSQRVFSQSSSKAMGVSTKEDDDDGEVYQCSVCGNHYASLRALRSHLRSHANNPTGPGPSSLEQGWRMICSTCGQSFSRKQDLLNHQLIHGPQRPDGQQGIASSSTNGDNKIDSRNHICVDCGLFFADRHHLVTHLCPGKNQTMNKASLNGAKGMSAEGVGGANRDVVADGHRPMVDQSDKPHKCDQCGRGYRHPCSLLNHKKSHKTGVFRCLVCQKRYYNLLALKNHQRTHFDLKRHKCEECGKAFKIQKQLINHLRLHEEHRAKGLVRTGPNGSRFQQPGPSQMQAMRGEPSKGQVMGVKYPNQGFKKPYSSAGTSRPQKFDPAESGRRPFACEECGKTYRHAGSLANHKNLHKIGEYHCNVCNSTYPNRLAMKNHLRLHFAQKKHNCQECGKGFRTQRQLATHTTAGLCKGPQGPGAQMDFECDGCCEGFATADELSAHDCPAQHLPSSSSTNSSSTVNVDRSSVDLDSDERPYACDLCSCTYKHASSLLNHKHTHKTGNFRCNFCDKPYTNYMALRNHMRIHTQRKKHICHTCGKAFRLARFLRNHQKVHEEGATPFGCPSCGKSFQGRSGLARHRCGDNQVGMEVRRKPATPVGEGEDCRYTYMISNPASLGPYACRNSDFSEVWTD